The following is a genomic window from Candidatus Acidiferrales bacterium.
CAGCCAGGTCATCTACGCCCTGGCGCTGACCAAGGAGCACTTGTGGGAATTTCTCAGGATGGAGGGGATCGCCGATACCGCTATCGAGTTGCTCCAGGAACTGGAGCTTTTTCACCTCGTGGATCAATTCTTTGACAAAGCCATCTATTACGTCAGCGCGGGCTACGAGGCGGCGATGGCGGAAAGCAGAGTGGCCTAAGAGCGGTCGGGGAATCACGAAGCCATTGGGCGCGTCGTCAGGCGCCGCCGGAGAGCTCAGGCGTGCACGGCCGCGCGCCTGGGGAGGGCGTCCTTGAGCAACCGGATGTGATCCGGTGTGGTTCCACAGCAGCCGCCAATGAGCTGTGCCCCTCGAGCGACCCACTCGGTGGCTGCCTCAAGATATTTTTCAGGCGGATATTCGTCGGTGAACATCCAATCCGGCGGGTCGAAGCGGCCGATGTGGGCGTAGGCGCCGAAGGGGCGCTTGGAGTGCTTTGCCAGTTCGCGCAACGCCAGCGTGCAATCGCCAGGCGGCGCGCAATTGAACAGGATGGCATCAGGGGCGAGAGGCTCGAGCTGGCAAACCATCCGGGCGATGGATTCGCCGCTCAATAACCGCGCCCGCCAGTCCGGCACAAAGCTGACCCACGCCGGGATGTCCAGCTCGCGCGCCGCTTCCAACGCCACCGTCGCCTCCTGCCAGCGGTTTACGGTCTCAAAGAGCATCAAATCGACGCCGGCCGCTTTGAAGTGGGAGATAATTTCGCGATATTCGGCTCGCATCGCGTTTTCTTCCGGGGCCAAGTCCGGCCGGAAACACCATTCCAGCGTTGTCATGGCGCCGGCCACGGCAACCTCCGCGGGCCGGGAAGAGCGCCGGCGCGCCTCGAGAGCCAATTGGACGGCCTCGCGGATGAGGCCGGCAGCGCAGGTTTCGAGATGCTGCGCGCCGATGTGGCGCATGTGCTCAAGATCGGCAAAGTGGTTCAGGAAGCTCCGCTTGGCGAGCTGAAAGGTGTTTGTCGAAAGTATGTCCGCCCCGGCCAGGATGTAGTCGGCGTGAATGGAACGGATAGCGTCCGGCTCGCTCTCGACCTTGTGTCCTTCCCAGGTCAATCCGCGGCGGCACATTTCCGTGCCAATGGCGCCGTCCAAAATGATCATCTCTCCGCGTTCCATCCGAGTCTTGACGGCAGCATAGCTCATGGGCGGCCTCCTATCTCGCGCCGACGCTTCGGGACGCCTGCCGTGGCGGACAGGATTTCGGCAAGCCAACCTTCAATGCCTGGATGTGAGCCGGAGTCGTTCCGCAACAGCCGCCAATGATCTGCGCGCCCATGGCTGCCCATTGCCCGGCGGCGGTGAGATATTTTTCCGGGGGAACTTGGTCGGTCTCAGCAAAGCGCGGAAAAAAAGCGTGTTTCCAGCTTGGCGGATGGTAGCGGCCGATATGGGCATAGCAGCCGATCGGCCGCCGGGTCGCGCCCGCCAGCTCGCTGAGAGCAAGGGTGATGTCTTCGATGGGGCCACAGTTTACCAGGATGGCTTCCGGGCCGTATGGTTCGACCGCTTTGGCAGCGCCGGCAACGCTTTCGCGGCTGAGCAACTTCCCCCCTTCGCGCACGGCGAAGCTCACCCAGAAGGGAAGATTACTGGTGCGGGCGACGTCGGAAGCCACGACCGCCTCGCGGATGTTGTTCATGGTTTCGAGCAGAAGGAAATCCACTCCCGACTCTTTGAGTTGTTGAATGGTTTCGCCATGCTCGGTGCGCAGCTCATCGTTCGGCGGAGCGAGCTGCGGCCGGAAGCAATGCTGCAACGGCGAGATGGAACCGGCGATGGCAACTTCCCCGGCGGTGGCAGACCGGAATTGCTCCCGTGCCTCGCGCGCCAGCTCGACCGCCCGCCGCACCAGCATTTCAGCCTTGTTCTCCAGGCCCTCCGGGCCGATGTGGCGCATGTGCTCGATGTCATGGAAGAGGTTCAAATAACTCCGGCGAGTGAGCTGGAAGGTATTGGTGGTGATGACGTCGGCGCCGGCGGCGATATAGTCGGCGTGCACCTGGCGAACCACCTCCGGGTTGCGCTCGATACCGTTCGAACGCCAGTACACGCCCCGGCGGTAGATCTCCGTGCCGACGCCGCCATCGAGCAGCACCATTTCACCCCGGCTCAGATGACCTTGAATGCGTCCATAGCTCATGGAAACTCCTGGAAGACTCAATGGCCGATGAAAAAAAGGAAAAAGAATTTCGATGCGCGGTGGCATTATAGCCCGAGTCAGATAAGCCAACCAAGCGACTTCGCGGGGCAAAGCGGGTAGTGGGTCAGTTTCCTGGAAGGGCGTTTACCGGGAGCTATCCGGGGATGGCAACAGGAGAAGCGCAAGTAACGAAAAATTCGCTTCACTTCGACTGGTTGCTCGTAGATAGTAGTGCGAGATTGCAGAGGGACGACCGCAGTGAAATTGCTCATCTTCGGTGCAACCGGCGGAACAGGTCGAGCGCTGGTTGAACAGGCGCTGGAGCAGGGACACGTTGTTACTGCCTTTGCGCGCGAGCCCGCGAAGGTCCGAACCACACACAAGAATCTGAGTGTCATGAAGGGGGACATCTTGAACTACGTTTCCGTGGAGGCGGCGATCAGCGGCCAAGACGCCGTGTTGTCAGCTCTGGGCATAAGAGTGCGCGCGGGAGCGATCGTCGTTCTAGCGGTCATCTGCCAGGTGTTCGCCGCGGCAGTGCCGCTATCCAGGCCATTGGAGTGGTTTGTTCGAGTTGGGCTGCCGGTCTTGGCCCTTATGATTCTCTTTAGGAAGAAAACCATTCTCTCCGACGGCACGCAGAATATTGTCCAAGCAATGGAAAAGCTTGGCGTGAAGCGCTTCGTTTGCGAGTCTTCGCTGGGCATCGGCGAGAGCAAAGGGCAGTTGGGATTTCTCTACAATTACATTTTGATTCCACTATTGCTGCGGAATATTTTTGCGGACAAAGAGGTTCAGGAGAGGATCATCAAAGACAGCATGCTTGACTGGGTGATTGTGCGCCCCGCTGCCCTCACAAATGGACCGCGAAGAGGCGTCTGTCGAGAGGGGATGAACATCGGCCACTGGTTCTTCACGGCAAAGATCTCCCGAGCTGATGTGGCCGTCTTTATGCTCAAACAGCTAGCTGACAATACGTATCTACGGAAGACACCAGGTGTGTCGTACTGATGGCTTTGTAGCTCGGCGAATCGGATTACTCCCCAGAAGTCGGCTTCCCGGAAACTGACCCACTACGGCAAAGCGCCTTGCATTGACTTCCACGTATGGCTCGTCTAATCTCGGAAGAGAATTTCATTGGAGCTCATCATGCCCGAACGTGCTACGGTGCCGGAAGGTTATCTGGAAGCGCAGCTCCTCGCCAAAGGCGTCCGCATGACGCGCCAGCGCAAGGCCATCCTCCGCGTGATTGAGACTTCCGGCGAGCATGTGGATGCCGTAACCCTGCTCGAGCGTGCCCGCAAGCTTGACCGCAAAGTGGACCGAGTCACCGTCTATCGCACCCTGGGCATGCTCAAGAAGCATGGCCTGGTGGACGAGCTTGACCTCATGCACCTGCATGGCGGGCAGCATTACTATGAGGTGAAGCCCGGGCGGCACCACTTGCACCTAGCTTGCAGGAAGTGCGCTCGGGTGGAAGAGCTGCACAGCGAACTGCTGGATCGGCTGGAAGGGCAGATCAAGCGGGAGAAGAGGTTCCTGATCGCCGATATTCGCGTGGAAGTCGGCGGTTTGTGCGCCCGCTGCCAGTCCGACGGAGCCAAGCCCTAATCCCTGAGGAAACCGCCACCGGCGTCTTGGGATGCTCCTCCAAAATCTCTACTTGACACTCGACATTGGGGGGGCGTATAGTGGGGTTTATCTAGTTGCAACTTAGTTGCAACTAGCCGCGCCCGAATACTTCCGGAGGACACTGGCAATCATGATGCCCAGGTTGTCTATCGGCCGCGCGCTTCTAGTGCCGTTCCAACTTGATGAGCCTAGATATCTCGATCCTATATGATCAATAAAGCATGCCGTGTGACTTGCGGAAAGTGGCCCCAAATAGTTGGAACGGCACTAGCCGCCATTCTACTTTACACTCCTCCGGTTTTGGGCAATCCCACGGCCACGTTGCGCGGTCGCGTCCTGGACGAGTCCGGGGGCGTCATTCCCGGGGCCGCGGTAACGCTTTACCGCGGCACAGGAACGCCAATAGCCACAACGAATGCCGACGAAGAAGGGAATTTTGTCC
Proteins encoded in this region:
- a CDS encoding homocysteine S-methyltransferase family protein; protein product: MSYAAVKTRMERGEMIILDGAIGTEMCRRGLTWEGHKVESEPDAIRSIHADYILAGADILSTNTFQLAKRSFLNHFADLEHMRHIGAQHLETCAAGLIREAVQLALEARRRSSRPAEVAVAGAMTTLEWCFRPDLAPEENAMRAEYREIISHFKAAGVDLMLFETVNRWQEATVALEAARELDIPAWVSFVPDWRARLLSGESIARMVCQLEPLAPDAILFNCAPPGDCTLALRELAKHSKRPFGAYAHIGRFDPPDWMFTDEYPPEKYLEAATEWVARGAQLIGGCCGTTPDHIRLLKDALPRRAAVHA
- a CDS encoding homocysteine S-methyltransferase family protein gives rise to the protein MSYGRIQGHLSRGEMVLLDGGVGTEIYRRGVYWRSNGIERNPEVVRQVHADYIAAGADVITTNTFQLTRRSYLNLFHDIEHMRHIGPEGLENKAEMLVRRAVELAREAREQFRSATAGEVAIAGSISPLQHCFRPQLAPPNDELRTEHGETIQQLKESGVDFLLLETMNNIREAVVASDVARTSNLPFWVSFAVREGGKLLSRESVAGAAKAVEPYGPEAILVNCGPIEDITLALSELAGATRRPIGCYAHIGRYHPPSWKHAFFPRFAETDQVPPEKYLTAAGQWAAMGAQIIGGCCGTTPAHIQALKVGLPKSCPPRQASRSVGAR
- a CDS encoding SDR family oxidoreductase is translated as MKLLIFGATGGTGRALVEQALEQGHVVTAFAREPAKVRTTHKNLSVMKGDILNYVSVEAAISGQDAVLSALGIRVRAGAIVVLAVICQVFAAAVPLSRPLEWFVRVGLPVLALMILFRKKTILSDGTQNIVQAMEKLGVKRFVCESSLGIGESKGQLGFLYNYILIPLLLRNIFADKEVQERIIKDSMLDWVIVRPAALTNGPRRGVCREGMNIGHWFFTAKISRADVAVFMLKQLADNTYLRKTPGVSY
- a CDS encoding transcriptional repressor, translating into MPERATVPEGYLEAQLLAKGVRMTRQRKAILRVIETSGEHVDAVTLLERARKLDRKVDRVTVYRTLGMLKKHGLVDELDLMHLHGGQHYYEVKPGRHHLHLACRKCARVEELHSELLDRLEGQIKREKRFLIADIRVEVGGLCARCQSDGAKP